A portion of the Candidatus Methylomirabilota bacterium genome contains these proteins:
- a CDS encoding MogA/MoaB family molybdenum cofactor biosynthesis protein, with amino-acid sequence MSRPIATTPEEHKAQAPRSVGCFVLTISDSKTPETDTSGALIRELLGGAGHRVVGFAIVRDEPTDVQRVIREAVADPAAQAVILTGGTGITSRDATFEAVEALLDKRLPGFGELFRMLSYQEIGPAAMLSRAQMGIYQRRIVVSLPGSPNACRLALEKLLIPELGHLVREVSR; translated from the coding sequence GTGAGCCGACCCATCGCGACCACACCCGAGGAGCACAAGGCGCAGGCGCCGAGGTCGGTGGGGTGCTTCGTGCTCACGATCTCCGACAGCAAGACGCCCGAGACCGACACCAGCGGCGCGCTCATCCGCGAGCTCCTGGGCGGGGCGGGCCACCGGGTGGTCGGGTTCGCCATCGTGCGCGACGAGCCCACCGATGTCCAGCGCGTGATCCGCGAAGCCGTCGCCGACCCGGCCGCCCAGGCGGTGATCCTCACGGGCGGCACCGGCATCACCTCCCGCGACGCGACGTTCGAGGCGGTGGAGGCGCTGCTCGACAAGCGGCTGCCCGGCTTCGGCGAGCTGTTCCGCATGCTCTCCTACCAGGAGATCGGGCCGGCGGCGATGCTCTCGCGCGCCCAGATGGGCATCTACCAGCGGCGGATCGTGGTGTCGCTGCCGGGCTCGCCGAACGCCTGCCGGCTCGCCCTCGAAAAGCTGCTCATCCCGGAGCTGGGCCACCTTGTGCGCGAAGTCAGCCGCTAG
- a CDS encoding tripartite tricarboxylate transporter TctB family protein, giving the protein MVGRNARRGGNGGDVSSPPLSRDGVAGLVCLAGSLLLLWTSRGLPQPALVPIGPGFYPRILLVVTAVLSAALLVSDLWRRGRRPVAPAVNYRLVLLAFLIFTAYVFLLPVLGYRVATALFVGVLQATLEPPRDGRGWALVGALALGAMLVTYYVFEAYLNVLLPRGRLTGF; this is encoded by the coding sequence GTGGTTGGTCGCAACGCGAGGCGGGGGGGAAATGGGGGGGACGTCTCGTCCCCCCCATTGTCCAGAGATGGCGTTGCCGGGCTGGTCTGTCTCGCTGGTTCTCTTCTTCTTCTCTGGACGTCGCGCGGACTCCCCCAGCCGGCGCTCGTCCCGATCGGGCCCGGGTTCTACCCGCGCATCCTCCTCGTCGTGACGGCGGTACTCAGCGCGGCGCTGCTGGTCTCGGACCTGTGGCGCCGCGGTCGCCGGCCCGTCGCGCCGGCGGTGAATTACCGGCTGGTGCTGCTGGCGTTCCTCATCTTCACCGCCTATGTGTTCCTGCTCCCCGTGCTAGGCTACCGCGTCGCCACCGCCCTCTTCGTCGGCGTGCTTCAGGCGACGCTCGAACCGCCGCGCGACGGGCGCGGCTGGGCGCTCGTGGGCGCCCTCGCCCTCGGCGCGATGCTCGTGACCTATTACGTGTTCGAGGCGTACCTGAACGTGCTGCTCCCTCGCGGGCGCCTCACGGGCTTCTGA
- a CDS encoding tripartite tricarboxylate transporter permease: protein MFGPLLGSLGEVLQPQYLLPLAIGTLAGLVGGALPGVTITMTIIIVLPFTFGMDPLAGLAAMVGVYVGGESGGLVTASLLGIPGTPSAVATTFDGFPMARRGEPGRAVWLGTWASFIGGLLGAIFLVGATMPLARFALRFGPWEYFALFIFALSMVAGLTEHSLLKGFLSGAIGLIITVIGSDPIMSVPRFTFGSEFLRSGFQFLPVLIGIFAFAQIMTDLEKLAAGGPQARIEAPNLAVSHVAVIWEILKRPFLLLWSTIIGVWIGVLPAIGGSAANVMAYDQAKKFSKHPEKFGTGIPEGIIASEASNNANVAGSLVTIMAFGIPGDAVTAVMLGAMIIHGIQPGPLFMIQEPRVAYGIFAAYLLAHPVMMVLQWLLARVYLKIVQVPKSMLVPVILVLCVIGAYALNNTMENVYALLLFGVLGYLLVKFGFPLAPLILGVILGDQIEINLVRALMTDGDPWLFLTRPIAGVLLGLSALSVVLALWQHRRQYRRAAPAPAPDTDF, encoded by the coding sequence GTGTTCGGACCGCTCCTCGGCAGCCTCGGCGAGGTGCTCCAGCCGCAGTACCTGCTGCCCCTGGCCATCGGCACCCTGGCCGGGCTCGTCGGCGGCGCCCTGCCCGGCGTGACGATCACGATGACGATCATCATCGTGCTGCCCTTTACCTTCGGCATGGACCCGCTGGCCGGGCTGGCCGCCATGGTGGGCGTCTACGTCGGCGGCGAATCGGGCGGGCTCGTTACCGCGAGCCTGCTCGGCATCCCGGGGACGCCCTCGGCGGTGGCGACCACGTTCGATGGCTTCCCGATGGCCCGCCGTGGCGAGCCGGGACGGGCCGTGTGGCTCGGCACGTGGGCGTCCTTCATCGGTGGGTTGCTGGGCGCCATCTTCCTCGTCGGCGCCACGATGCCCCTGGCCCGCTTCGCCCTGCGGTTCGGTCCCTGGGAGTACTTCGCGCTGTTCATCTTCGCGCTCTCGATGGTGGCCGGGCTCACCGAGCACTCGCTCCTCAAGGGCTTCCTCTCCGGCGCCATCGGCCTGATCATCACGGTGATCGGCTCCGACCCGATCATGTCGGTCCCCCGCTTCACGTTCGGGAGCGAGTTCCTGCGCTCGGGCTTTCAGTTCCTCCCGGTCCTCATCGGCATCTTCGCCTTCGCCCAGATCATGACGGACCTCGAGAAGCTGGCTGCGGGTGGCCCGCAGGCGCGCATCGAGGCGCCGAACCTCGCCGTCTCCCACGTGGCGGTCATCTGGGAGATCCTCAAGCGGCCTTTCCTGCTTCTGTGGTCCACGATCATCGGCGTCTGGATCGGGGTCCTGCCCGCCATCGGCGGCAGCGCGGCCAACGTCATGGCCTACGACCAGGCCAAGAAGTTTTCGAAGCACCCGGAGAAGTTCGGGACCGGGATCCCCGAGGGGATCATCGCCTCGGAGGCGTCCAACAACGCCAACGTGGCCGGCTCGCTGGTGACGATCATGGCCTTCGGAATCCCGGGCGACGCGGTCACGGCGGTCATGCTCGGCGCCATGATCATCCACGGCATCCAGCCCGGTCCGCTGTTCATGATCCAGGAGCCGCGCGTCGCCTACGGCATCTTCGCGGCATACCTGCTGGCGCATCCGGTGATGATGGTGCTCCAGTGGCTGCTCGCGCGGGTCTACCTCAAGATCGTGCAGGTGCCGAAGTCGATGCTGGTGCCGGTGATCCTCGTGCTCTGCGTCATCGGCGCCTACGCCCTGAACAACACGATGGAAAACGTCTACGCGCTGCTCCTGTTCGGCGTGCTGGGCTACCTGCTCGTCAAGTTCGGCTTCCCGCTGGCGCCGCTCATCCTGGGCGTCATCCTGGGCGACCAGATCGAGATCAACCTGGTGCGCGCGCTCATGACCGACGGCGACCCGTGGCTGTTCCTGACGCGGCCCATCGCGGGCGTGCTGCTGGGGCTGTCCGCCCTCTCGGTCGTGCTGGCGCTCTGGCAGCACCGCCGCCAGTACCGGCGCGCCGCGCCCGCCCCGGCGCCCGACACCGACTTCTGA